In Deltaproteobacteria bacterium, one genomic interval encodes:
- the gatB gene encoding Asp-tRNA(Asn)/Glu-tRNA(Gln) amidotransferase subunit GatB, protein MDYEAVIGLEIHVELNCPTKMFCDCPNRPGDEPNKNTCPICLWLPGAIPRFGYAALGKAVLACLALNCEIQEQSSFDQKVYYYPDQPKGFQLSQAHHPLARNGRLSIIGEDGQPGVLRIHHIHMEEDVAKLVHEMEGKTPISLVDFNRAGVPLIEIVTEPDIRSAHDAMEFVRLLRTQIRYVESSECNLESGTMRVDANISVRPRGTEQMNTKVEVKNMNSIRHVGDAIAYEIERQKESLAAGDPIVPHTRLWDPVKKVTTVMRDKLPSPCVPDPSVPPIVISREWLEEQMARLPEMPGAKAERFHRQFDLTGEEAFRLCGEKETADYFEQVMGTGCRLPPRMVNHWLMAQLIPSLRERGETLLSCRLTPSRFSELLNLIDRDEINLHSAKAVLIRLLDTDLPVRTVIEQGGFSQVSDASELEEIVADVLKKHAAAVADYRGGNAKTLGFLIGQAMKDSGGKANPKVVRELLIKALTL, encoded by the coding sequence ATGGATTACGAGGCCGTTATCGGCTTGGAAATACACGTGGAGTTGAACTGCCCCACGAAAATGTTCTGCGACTGCCCCAACCGTCCCGGAGACGAGCCGAACAAAAACACCTGCCCCATCTGCCTATGGCTTCCTGGTGCAATCCCCCGGTTCGGTTACGCTGCCCTGGGAAAAGCCGTCCTGGCCTGCCTGGCCCTGAACTGTGAAATTCAGGAACAAAGCTCCTTCGATCAGAAGGTATATTATTATCCCGACCAGCCCAAGGGATTCCAGTTGTCCCAAGCCCACCATCCTCTCGCACGAAACGGGCGGCTCAGTATCATCGGCGAAGACGGACAACCCGGGGTATTACGCATTCATCACATTCATATGGAAGAGGATGTAGCGAAGCTCGTACACGAAATGGAAGGGAAGACACCAATCAGCCTCGTCGATTTCAACCGGGCCGGCGTACCCCTGATCGAGATTGTCACGGAGCCGGACATACGTAGCGCCCACGACGCAATGGAATTCGTCCGCCTGCTTCGAACGCAAATCCGCTATGTCGAAAGCTCGGAATGCAATCTGGAATCCGGAACGATGCGGGTCGACGCAAATATTTCCGTACGCCCCCGTGGAACGGAGCAAATGAACACGAAGGTGGAGGTCAAAAACATGAACTCCATCCGCCACGTGGGCGACGCCATCGCCTACGAGATAGAACGCCAAAAGGAAAGCCTTGCCGCGGGCGACCCCATCGTTCCGCACACCCGGCTCTGGGACCCGGTCAAGAAGGTGACCACGGTCATGCGGGATAAACTTCCCTCCCCTTGTGTACCGGATCCGTCAGTCCCCCCAATTGTGATTTCCAGAGAATGGCTTGAGGAACAGATGGCCCGCCTGCCGGAAATGCCCGGGGCCAAGGCGGAGAGATTCCACCGCCAGTTCGACCTGACCGGAGAGGAGGCTTTTCGGCTCTGCGGCGAGAAGGAAACAGCGGATTATTTCGAACAGGTCATGGGCACGGGCTGCCGTTTACCGCCGCGCATGGTTAACCACTGGCTGATGGCACAATTGATACCGTCCTTGAGGGAGCGAGGCGAAACGCTTCTGTCATGCCGCCTAACACCGTCGCGATTTTCCGAACTCCTGAACCTGATCGACCGGGACGAGATAAACCTCCATTCGGCAAAGGCCGTCCTCATTCGTCTGCTTGATACGGATCTGCCGGTCAGAACCGTGATCGAACAGGGCGGCTTTTCCCAGGTTTCAGACGCCTCGGAGCTGGAGGAAATCGTTGCCGACGTACTGAAGAAGCACGCCGCCGCCGTAGCGGATTATCGGGGCGGCAACGCCAAGACCCTGGGCTTTCTCATCGGTCAGGCCATGAAGGATTCAGGTGGCAAGGCCAATCCGAAAGTGGTTCGGGAGCTTCTTATCAAAGCCCTCACTCTTTAA